One genomic window of Macrobrachium rosenbergii isolate ZJJX-2024 chromosome 51, ASM4041242v1, whole genome shotgun sequence includes the following:
- the LOC136833077 gene encoding DNA ligase 1-like has protein sequence MAEGAGLEGVGSGEGKQGWMQRLDRLTCMMISLQDKLEEAQERESRLVTRMEAIDEKAQVRESKLVARLEAMEKMAGMAKSEPDIGKGSENDEVKGAKEKFPKKGKELSSKSKGILAMVEDSMSEVSESDEEEKGKNITGNKKRTRKGRGVKKEELKKNESASSSSSSEGLSEVEEKEVKTMFLREVPRMEKFNIGKGRDVYEFFDEYEKYCRQKYGENENVWMKRLGEFLDERLKMCYRSMCEGEPGYESVKARVIKQVKRMKGSVVYKKDDRFKEAKMKPGDEVGLYAHRLEALARRKYGEEGIEENKHLIQKFLATIPERIRVILNEKEKDRKRWSEKRLDWEDVLEILEDMRVDEDEVKEMYAGTEVVNGRTYKDALVSEELSVMRALLEECKKDRIERGRKNVQVNVGSNGKRSLSRN, from the coding sequence ATGGCGGAGGgagcaggtttggaaggtgttgggTCAGGTGAAGGGAAGCAGGGTTGGATGCAGAGGTTGGATAGGCTGACGTGCATGATGATCAGCCTGCAGGATAAGTTAGAGGAAGCCCAGGAAAGGGAAAGCAGATTGGTTACAAGAATGGAGGCGATAGATGAGAAAGCCCAGGTAAGGGAAAGTAAATTGGTCGCAAGACTGGAGGCAATGGAGAAGATGGCTGGAATGGCTAAGAGTGAGCCTGACATTGGGAAGGGAAGTGAGAACGATGAGGTAAAAGGTGCAAAGGAGAAATTCCctaagaaaggaaaggagttgTCAAGTAAGAGTAAGGGAATACTTGCCATGGTAGAGGACAGTATGAGTGAGGTGAGCGaaagtgatgaggaagagaaaggtaAGAACATAACAGGAAACAAGAAGAGAACACGAAAAGGGAGAGGTGTCAAGAAAGAGGaattgaagaagaatgaaagtgctagtagcagtagcagtagtgaAGGTTTGAGTGAGGTGGAAGAGAAAGAGGTCAAAACAATGTTCCTGAGGGAGGTTCCCCGCATGGAAAAGTTTAACATCGGGAAGGGAAGAGATGTGTATGAGTTTTTTGATGAGTATGAAAAGTATTGTAGGCAAAAGtatggagagaatgaaaatgtgtGGATGAAGCGGCTAGGAGAGTTCTTGGATGAGCGTTTGAAGATGTGTTATAGGAGTATGTGTGAGGGTGAACCTGGGTATGAGTCCGTGAAAGCTAGAGTGATCAAAcaggtgaagagaatgaaaggaagtgtGGTATACAAGAAAGATGACAGGTTCAAGGAGGCCAAGATGAAGCCTGGAGACGAAGTGGGCTTATATGCTCATAGATTGGAAGCGTTGGCCAGAAGAAAGTATGGAGAGGAGGGAATTGAGGAAAACAAGCACCTCATCCAGAAGTTCTTGGCCACTATCCCTGAGAGGATTAGGGTCatattaaatgagaaagagaaagatcgaAAGCGATGGTCAGAAAAACGTTTAGACTGGGAGGATGTTTTGGAGATCTTAGAAGACATGAGAGTAGATGAGGATGAAGTAAAGGAAATGTATGCTGGGACGGAGGTAGTGAATGGAAGGACATATAAAGATGCTTTGGTGAGTGAGGAGTTAAGTGTGATGCGAGCTTTGCTGGAAGAATGTAAGAAAGACCGGATAGAGAGAGGACGAAAgaatgtgcaagtgaatgtggGAAGTAACGGGAAAAGGAGCTTGAGCAGAAACTGA